In Tachysurus fulvidraco isolate hzauxx_2018 chromosome 3, HZAU_PFXX_2.0, whole genome shotgun sequence, a single window of DNA contains:
- the LOC125140833 gene encoding carcinoembryonic antigen-related cell adhesion molecule 1-like has translation MDLHTVCCSLLLLLTCSGRGFGQVLELPESINKTVGENVVITSKRLPEPPHQLVRWKVNASIILSGPPNGITILPPYKDRVSLNTTSLALELRSLTESDTGQYELTVDTPTYCRLVNTSIYPIYTSIGRTSLLVLDSGSEGGHGDSLSAGAIAGIVIGVLLGVAAIAGLIFYFVKVKEMPRTNSRGNNQSEATHNAGGHDSNYENILRFHNPNTGVTVGGSDTQTPHTPHPVTDTFYENMFSSQNKDPVMRHTPHPDEVIYENP, from the exons ATGGATTTACACACTGTGTGCTGCAGTCTGCTTCTGCTACTGACATGTTCag GTCGAGGCTTTGGCCAAGTGTTGGAATTGCCTGagagtataaataaaacagttggGGAGAATGTAGTGATTACCTCAAAACGTCTTCCTGAACCTCCTCACCAATTAGTCAGATGGAAGGTTAATGCATCAATCATTCTTTCTGGACCACCGAATGGAATTACTATACTGCCACCGTACAAAGACAGAGTCAGTCTGAACACCACATCTTTAGCTCTGGAGCTCAGGAGCCTGACTGAGAGTGATACTGGACAATATGAACTGACTGTAGACACTCCTACATATTGTAGACTTGTAAACACTTCTATATATCCTATATATACTTCCATTGGTCGGACCTCACTGCTGGTGCTTG ATAGTGGGAGTGAAGGAGGACATGGAGATTCACTGTCTGCCGGAGCTATAGCTGGGATTGTTATTGGAGTTTTATTAGGTGTTGCTGCAATTGCTGGTTTGATTTTCTATtttgtaaaagtaaaagaaat GCCAAGAACAAACTCCAGAGGAAATAACCAGAGTGAAG CAACACATAATGCAGGTGGACAT GATTCAAACTATGAAAATATCCTCAGATTCCATAATCCGAACACCGGGGTGACTGTGGGTGGATCTGACACTCAGAcgcctcacacacctcaccctGTTACG gatACATTCTATGAAAATATGTTCAGTTCCCAAAATAAGGACCCTGTGATGCGTCACACACCTCACCCTGATGAG GTAATATATGAAAACCCCTGA